The Solibacillus daqui genome has a segment encoding these proteins:
- the bshC gene encoding bacillithiol biosynthesis cysteine-adding enzyme BshC, which translates to MELEQIQPPVSNKLLVDYWSNDAEIHAFFDHVYNDEAFIARAAYLQQRNYRTAELAQIIRGYMTPFGISQQTESHLQQLEQGALVVVGGQQTGLLTGPLYSVHKAISVILLAKEKRVQLNTNVVPMFWIAGEDHDIEEINHTYTIMDAQTKKRGYSERSKYKTMASTTVLNQEALTQFIKTTFKDFGETEYTESLLASVLAHAQNSTTFTDFFSRLMNDLFENHGLLMLDATYAPFRDYEKAYFGALIENNEDIAYGVVAQEQKLADAGYNKPIEATENNANLFYVKEGERFLLERKDDRFRNVLAHVNFTKEELLQLANETPQALSNNVVTRPLMQEMTIPVLAFVGGPGELAYWATLKPAFHTLDLQMPIFAPRINITLVTRQVQALLKQKNMTVAEVLDSKIDTKLADFIETIRDNDSRQFIESMQQQLQAQYEHFQQQLQQRYQLSDLLEKNMNYHLRQFQYLQAKIEQQNIEQHGVAIRQYNTLQAQLYPNKGYQERVYSPYVYLNEYGETLIDELLSLQMSISDHHKIVYL; encoded by the coding sequence ATGGAACTGGAACAAATCCAACCCCCAGTCAGCAATAAACTATTAGTAGATTATTGGTCAAATGATGCTGAAATTCATGCATTTTTTGATCATGTATATAATGATGAAGCATTTATCGCGCGTGCGGCTTATTTACAACAACGAAATTATCGTACGGCAGAATTAGCACAAATTATTCGTGGATATATGACGCCATTTGGTATTTCACAACAAACTGAATCGCATTTACAGCAACTAGAGCAAGGTGCGCTTGTTGTTGTTGGCGGTCAACAAACAGGATTACTTACAGGTCCTTTATATTCTGTCCATAAAGCGATTTCGGTTATATTATTAGCAAAAGAAAAACGTGTACAGCTAAATACGAATGTAGTGCCTATGTTCTGGATTGCGGGTGAAGACCACGATATCGAAGAAATAAATCATACGTATACAATCATGGATGCACAAACGAAAAAGCGTGGTTATAGTGAGCGCTCAAAATATAAAACAATGGCTTCAACAACCGTTTTAAATCAAGAAGCATTAACACAATTCATTAAAACAACATTTAAAGATTTCGGTGAGACGGAATATACAGAGAGTTTATTAGCTAGTGTCTTAGCGCATGCTCAAAATAGTACAACGTTTACGGATTTCTTTAGTCGCTTGATGAATGACTTATTTGAAAACCATGGATTACTTATGCTGGATGCTACTTATGCGCCATTCCGTGACTATGAAAAGGCGTATTTTGGAGCGTTAATCGAAAATAATGAGGACATCGCATATGGGGTTGTCGCACAAGAGCAAAAACTAGCTGATGCAGGATACAATAAACCAATTGAAGCGACGGAAAACAATGCAAACTTATTTTATGTAAAAGAAGGCGAGCGCTTTTTATTAGAGCGTAAAGACGACCGCTTTAGAAATGTATTAGCGCATGTGAATTTTACAAAAGAAGAGTTATTGCAGCTTGCAAACGAAACACCACAAGCGTTAAGTAATAATGTTGTGACACGTCCATTAATGCAGGAAATGACCATTCCTGTGTTAGCCTTTGTTGGTGGACCGGGGGAGTTAGCGTATTGGGCCACATTGAAACCAGCATTCCATACATTAGATTTGCAAATGCCGATTTTTGCGCCACGTATCAATATTACGCTTGTTACACGCCAAGTGCAGGCGTTGTTAAAGCAAAAAAATATGACTGTCGCAGAAGTGTTAGATAGTAAAATTGACACGAAATTAGCTGATTTTATTGAAACGATTCGTGACAATGATTCTCGACAGTTTATCGAATCGATGCAACAGCAATTACAAGCGCAGTACGAGCATTTCCAGCAACAATTACAACAGCGCTATCAATTGAGCGACTTACTTGAAAAAAATATGAATTATCATCTACGACAGTTCCAATACTTGCAAGCAAAAATTGAACAGCAAAATATTGAACAGCATGGTGTAGCAATTCGTCAATATAATACACTGCAGGCGCAATTGTACCCAAATAAGGGGTATCAAGAACGTGTATATAGCCCATATGTATACCTAAATGAATATGGGGAGACATTAATTGATGAGTTACTATCATTACAGATGAGTATTTCAGATCATCATAAAATTGTGTATCTATAA
- the mraZ gene encoding division/cell wall cluster transcriptional repressor MraZ, protein MFMGEYQHSIDAKGRMIVPAKFRELLGETFVLTRGLDHCILGYPMDEWRKLEQKLKDLPMTKKDARAFARFFFSGASEVELDKQGRINIPSTLINHANLEKECIILGVSSKIEIWAKDAWDSYLDESSESFNDIAENLIGFDF, encoded by the coding sequence ATGTTCATGGGTGAATATCAACATTCAATCGATGCAAAAGGCCGTATGATTGTACCAGCAAAATTTCGTGAATTACTTGGCGAAACATTTGTACTAACACGCGGATTGGATCATTGTATTCTTGGATACCCTATGGATGAATGGCGAAAACTCGAACAAAAATTAAAAGATTTACCGATGACCAAAAAAGATGCCCGTGCATTTGCCCGCTTTTTCTTTTCTGGGGCAAGCGAGGTAGAACTCGACAAGCAAGGCCGAATTAACATTCCTTCCACCCTAATTAACCATGCTAATCTTGAAAAAGAGTGCATCATACTAGGAGTATCAAGTAAAATAGAGATTTGGGCAAAAGACGCTTGGGATTCATATTTAGATGAATCATCGGAGTCATTTAATGATATTGCAGAAAATTTAATTGGATTTGATTTTTAA
- the rsmH gene encoding 16S rRNA (cytosine(1402)-N(4))-methyltransferase RsmH, whose protein sequence is MFDHTTVLLKETVDGLNINPDGIYVDCTLGGAGHSEYLVKQLSEKGRLICFDQDTIAIENAKVRLADYLDRVTFVHSNFRYLKEELYNLNIHQVDGILYDLGVSSPQLDTPERGFSYHHDAPLDMRMDQTAELTAYHVVNDWSYEDLVRIFFRYGEEKFSKQVARKIEQAREIAPVETTGQLVELIKDGIPAPARRKGGHPAKRIFQAIRIAVNDELGAAEDSLVDAIDLLKIGGRISVITFHSLEDRLTKTLFKEASSLPDLPPGLPVIPDHMKPVLKLVTRKPILPSDEELAANNRSRSAKLRVAEKINDKGRG, encoded by the coding sequence ATGTTCGATCATACAACCGTATTATTGAAAGAAACTGTTGATGGATTGAACATCAACCCAGATGGTATTTATGTAGACTGTACTTTAGGTGGTGCAGGTCATAGTGAATATCTAGTAAAGCAATTGTCAGAAAAAGGTCGTTTGATTTGTTTTGACCAAGATACAATTGCAATTGAAAATGCAAAAGTAAGGTTAGCGGATTATTTAGATCGTGTGACATTCGTACATTCGAATTTCCGTTACTTAAAAGAAGAACTATACAACTTGAATATTCATCAAGTAGATGGAATTTTATATGATTTAGGTGTTTCATCTCCACAGCTAGATACACCAGAGCGTGGCTTTAGTTATCATCACGATGCACCACTTGATATGCGAATGGATCAAACTGCAGAATTAACAGCTTATCATGTTGTAAACGATTGGTCTTATGAGGATTTGGTACGTATTTTTTTCCGTTATGGGGAAGAGAAATTTTCAAAACAAGTTGCGCGTAAAATTGAACAAGCCCGCGAAATTGCACCAGTAGAAACAACGGGGCAGCTAGTAGAGCTCATTAAAGATGGTATTCCAGCTCCTGCACGTCGTAAAGGTGGACATCCCGCAAAACGAATTTTCCAAGCAATCCGAATCGCTGTTAATGATGAGTTAGGCGCAGCTGAAGATTCGTTAGTAGATGCAATCGACTTATTAAAGATCGGCGGTCGCATTAGTGTGATTACGTTCCATTCTTTAGAAGACCGCTTAACAAAAACGCTGTTTAAAGAGGCTTCATCACTTCCAGATTTACCACCTGGATTACCGGTAATTCCAGATCATATGAAACCGGTACTTAAATTAGTAACGAGAAAGCCGATTTTACCATCAGATGAGGAGTTAGCTGCGAATAATCGTTCGCGTTCAGCAAAATTACGTGTCGCTGAAAAAATTAACGATAAAGGGCGTGGGTAA
- the ftsL gene encoding cell division protein FtsL: MAVRVRQTYIQQQPEILEQEQQQRQMQQAVKKKPHVKFFTAGEKFLFIIFAVVVASFAISILHIQGEIQAVSMEIQSIEREITEVNNNNVDLKVRVSELSTHERIWEKAKELGLTLNEKNVKVVPGE; this comes from the coding sequence ATGGCCGTAAGAGTCCGCCAAACATATATTCAACAACAGCCTGAAATACTTGAACAAGAACAACAACAAAGGCAAATGCAGCAAGCCGTAAAGAAAAAGCCACACGTGAAGTTTTTTACGGCAGGTGAAAAGTTTTTATTCATTATTTTTGCAGTGGTCGTAGCATCTTTCGCAATTTCCATATTACATATACAAGGAGAAATTCAAGCTGTAAGTATGGAAATCCAATCTATTGAACGAGAAATAACAGAAGTTAATAATAATAATGTTGATTTAAAAGTACGAGTTAGTGAGCTATCAACTCATGAGCGTATTTGGGAAAAAGCGAAAGAACTCGGCTTAACACTAAATGAGAAAAATGTGAAGGTAGTGCCGGGGGAATGA
- a CDS encoding penicillin-binding transpeptidase domain-containing protein produces MFLLFGGLFLLLYWRFVSIQATGIVKGHELETEALSKYESGYALSADRGKILDRNENVIAEDTLSYRLVAVISEEATENEKNPRHVVDTAKTASELAKFIPMDEDKIYERLNPSKKKYQVEFGLAGRGISHDVKKQIEALNLPGIIFFSDKKRYYPNGVFASHLIGFALRETDEEGKSEVVGKMGLESIYDKQLTGTDGKLSYQRDARNYLLPNSNNIVQEAQHGNDIYLTLDKTIQNFLEDAMSRVNTKYSPQSMIGVVANPKTGEILAMSQRPTFNPDTREGLDGNWLNDVVENTIEPGSTFKTFTVAAAMDSDNWFPNATYKSGQYTVYKDIIRDHNRYGWGTISYLEGFQRSSNTAMTNLLDVMGWETLEKYLDDFGFGQKTGIDLPNEASGIINSRYPIDKYTTTFGQGSTVTPIQLIQALSAIANDGKMMQPYVIDKIVNPNTGEVVMNSEPVEKGQPIKAETAKKMRELLASTIYGEAGNAKRFQIEGYEVAGKTGTAQMPKANGRGYDWGKNEFLYSFLGMAPADDPQLTVYIAVAKPKLGATEAGSDPVSQVFNSVVQNSLKYMNINPTDTAEVKKKEVANYVGEHSDSIITELEADGLHPVLIGESGEITEQFPAQGKVLTQGGIVFLKTAGAITVPSFEKWSLRNLLVYKSLSNLPIEIFGEGFVESQSVSQGTTISDGAPIVVKLKTPEEQYLTPPAEDMELEDETGEEEEQQLTEE; encoded by the coding sequence ATGTTTTTATTATTTGGAGGGCTCTTTTTACTGTTATATTGGCGTTTTGTATCAATTCAAGCTACAGGAATTGTAAAAGGACACGAACTCGAAACAGAAGCATTATCTAAATATGAATCGGGTTATGCATTGTCTGCGGATCGCGGGAAAATATTAGATCGCAATGAAAATGTCATTGCAGAGGATACATTGAGCTATCGTCTAGTAGCGGTTATTTCAGAAGAGGCAACGGAAAATGAAAAAAATCCTAGACATGTTGTCGATACTGCCAAAACGGCGAGTGAGTTAGCGAAGTTTATCCCGATGGACGAAGATAAAATTTATGAGCGTCTAAATCCGAGTAAAAAAAAATATCAAGTAGAATTCGGACTAGCAGGTCGAGGAATTAGCCACGATGTGAAAAAGCAAATTGAAGCACTGAATTTACCAGGGATTATTTTCTTTAGCGATAAAAAGCGCTACTATCCAAATGGCGTATTTGCCTCGCATTTAATTGGTTTTGCGTTGCGAGAAACCGATGAAGAAGGAAAATCGGAAGTAGTAGGGAAAATGGGGCTTGAATCCATCTACGATAAGCAACTGACAGGTACCGATGGCAAATTGTCTTATCAACGCGATGCGCGAAACTATCTGTTGCCAAATAGCAATAATATCGTACAAGAGGCGCAGCATGGTAATGACATTTATTTAACGCTTGATAAAACGATCCAAAACTTTTTAGAAGATGCGATGAGCCGAGTGAATACAAAATATAGCCCGCAGTCAATGATTGGCGTTGTTGCAAATCCAAAAACGGGCGAAATTTTGGCCATGTCACAACGCCCGACATTTAATCCAGATACGCGTGAAGGGCTAGATGGCAACTGGTTAAATGATGTTGTAGAAAACACAATTGAGCCAGGTTCAACATTCAAAACCTTTACCGTAGCAGCAGCAATGGATTCGGATAATTGGTTTCCAAATGCAACCTATAAATCGGGGCAATATACCGTTTATAAGGATATAATTCGAGATCATAATAGATATGGTTGGGGAACGATTTCATATTTAGAAGGTTTCCAGCGTTCATCCAATACCGCAATGACCAATTTACTTGATGTAATGGGCTGGGAGACATTAGAAAAATATTTAGATGATTTTGGTTTCGGTCAAAAGACAGGGATTGATCTACCGAATGAGGCAAGTGGGATTATCAACTCACGCTATCCAATTGATAAGTATACAACGACATTTGGGCAAGGTTCTACGGTGACGCCAATTCAGCTAATTCAGGCATTATCAGCTATCGCAAATGACGGTAAAATGATGCAGCCATATGTCATCGATAAGATTGTGAATCCAAATACGGGTGAAGTCGTTATGAATTCTGAGCCTGTAGAGAAGGGGCAACCAATTAAAGCAGAAACAGCGAAAAAAATGCGTGAATTACTAGCTTCTACTATTTATGGTGAAGCTGGGAACGCAAAACGCTTCCAAATTGAAGGTTATGAAGTGGCAGGGAAAACAGGTACGGCCCAAATGCCAAAAGCAAATGGGCGCGGTTACGACTGGGGGAAAAATGAATTCTTGTATTCGTTTTTAGGTATGGCACCAGCGGACGACCCGCAATTAACTGTTTATATTGCAGTTGCGAAACCGAAATTAGGTGCGACAGAGGCTGGTTCTGACCCAGTGTCACAAGTATTTAATTCCGTTGTTCAAAACAGTTTAAAATATATGAACATTAATCCAACTGATACAGCAGAGGTAAAAAAGAAGGAAGTAGCCAATTATGTTGGTGAACATTCAGATTCAATTATTACCGAACTAGAAGCAGATGGTCTGCATCCAGTGCTAATTGGAGAAAGTGGCGAAATTACGGAACAATTTCCGGCACAAGGGAAAGTGTTAACGCAAGGTGGCATAGTCTTTTTAAAGACAGCTGGCGCGATAACTGTACCATCCTTTGAAAAGTGGTCATTACGTAATTTACTCGTATATAAATCATTATCTAATTTACCAATCGAAATATTTGGTGAGGGCTTTGTCGAAAGTCAAAGTGTGTCACAAGGTACGACAATTTCTGATGGTGCACCGATTGTCGTTAAATTAAAAACACCAGAAGAACAGTATTTAACTCCGCCTGCAGAGGATATGGAGTTAGAAGACGAGACTGGTGAAGAGGAAGAACAACAACTAACAGAAGAATAA
- a CDS encoding penicillin-binding transpeptidase domain-containing protein produces the protein MKWVQKSSKNRLTWIAIAFVLYGVAIFVKLLYVQIVQYDELSTLAKENWDREIPFNAERGEIVDRNGEVIVTNALAPTLYFMPAQNENKEQVADAISEVLNKDRTQILKKLQQRINLVKLAPEAKNITYDQAITLQQMQIPGLYSGIDYVRAYPNGNLLSRFLGFTGVDNQGLAGIEYEYNDILTSSSAAVRLYTDAKGTPLDHVDDEWKDGKDGATLQLTMDLEVQKIVERALSQAMLQYDADQALAIAMDPNSGEILALSSFPTYDPTNFSEVDPMIYNRNLPVFMSYEPGSTFKIITLSAAIEEGVVDMEHDEFYDAGYTLVEGAKLRCWNRSGHKHQTFYEVVQNSCNPGFVELGQRLGPDRLLDYIHRFGFGKKTGSNIAGESSGILFSREGFGPVEQATTSFGQGISVTPIQQMQAVAAVINGGTLYQPYAVSKIVDSQTKEVIKEQQPIAKAQVISEETSEQVRHALELVVANGSGRQAYRDGLRIAGKTGTAQKVENGRYKEGDYIVSFIGFAPANDPKILVYVAIDHPKSALQFGSVIAAPIVGQIIEDAAPILQIEKQTEQIERRYVWGDELTERIPNFVGLKKEEVVEILHPYKIVWHGEGKKVIQQIPSENSRILQNDTVHLYLGD, from the coding sequence ATGAAATGGGTACAAAAAAGTTCTAAAAATCGATTAACATGGATCGCCATCGCATTTGTTTTATACGGCGTGGCGATTTTTGTTAAATTGTTGTACGTTCAAATTGTTCAATATGACGAATTGTCAACATTAGCAAAGGAAAACTGGGACCGAGAAATACCTTTTAATGCAGAGCGCGGTGAAATAGTTGACCGTAATGGCGAAGTAATCGTTACGAATGCCTTAGCACCAACTTTATATTTTATGCCTGCGCAAAATGAAAACAAGGAACAAGTTGCGGATGCCATTAGCGAAGTGTTGAACAAAGATCGAACGCAAATTTTAAAAAAGCTTCAACAGCGAATAAACCTTGTCAAACTTGCACCCGAAGCAAAAAACATTACCTATGATCAAGCGATTACATTGCAGCAAATGCAAATACCAGGACTTTATAGTGGGATTGATTATGTAAGAGCTTATCCTAATGGAAATTTATTGTCGCGGTTTTTAGGGTTCACTGGTGTCGACAATCAAGGCTTAGCAGGGATTGAATATGAGTATAATGATATATTAACAAGCTCTAGCGCGGCTGTTCGATTATATACTGACGCAAAGGGAACTCCACTTGATCATGTTGATGATGAATGGAAAGACGGTAAAGATGGTGCTACATTACAATTAACGATGGATCTCGAAGTGCAGAAAATTGTTGAGAGGGCATTATCGCAAGCAATGCTACAATACGACGCTGACCAAGCGCTTGCAATTGCAATGGATCCAAATAGTGGTGAAATTTTAGCATTATCATCGTTCCCAACGTATGACCCGACAAATTTTTCAGAAGTCGATCCAATGATTTATAACCGTAACTTACCAGTGTTTATGTCATATGAACCTGGTTCGACCTTTAAAATCATTACATTAAGTGCGGCGATTGAAGAAGGCGTAGTCGATATGGAACATGATGAATTTTATGATGCGGGTTATACGCTCGTTGAAGGAGCAAAATTACGTTGTTGGAATCGATCTGGACATAAACATCAAACCTTTTATGAAGTTGTACAAAACTCATGTAATCCAGGCTTTGTAGAGCTAGGTCAACGTCTTGGTCCTGACAGATTACTCGATTATATTCACAGATTCGGCTTTGGAAAAAAAACAGGTTCGAATATTGCTGGGGAGTCTTCGGGGATTCTATTTTCAAGAGAAGGTTTTGGTCCTGTAGAGCAGGCTACAACGTCCTTTGGCCAAGGAATATCAGTTACTCCGATTCAACAAATGCAAGCAGTAGCGGCAGTCATTAATGGTGGTACACTATATCAGCCGTATGCGGTATCAAAAATTGTGGATAGTCAAACAAAAGAAGTCATTAAGGAGCAACAGCCGATTGCAAAAGCACAGGTAATCAGTGAGGAAACTTCTGAGCAAGTGCGTCATGCCTTAGAATTGGTTGTAGCAAATGGTTCTGGGCGTCAGGCATACCGTGATGGTCTACGGATTGCAGGGAAGACAGGTACAGCACAAAAGGTAGAAAATGGACGCTATAAAGAAGGCGATTATATCGTGTCATTTATCGGGTTTGCACCTGCAAATGACCCTAAAATTCTTGTTTATGTCGCGATAGATCATCCGAAAAGCGCCTTACAATTTGGTAGTGTTATTGCTGCACCAATCGTTGGTCAGATTATAGAAGATGCTGCACCAATTCTACAAATCGAAAAACAAACGGAGCAAATCGAGCGACGTTATGTTTGGGGTGATGAACTAACAGAACGAATCCCAAATTTTGTTGGACTAAAAAAAGAAGAAGTCGTTGAGATATTACATCCTTATAAAATTGTATGGCACGGTGAAGGGAAGAAAGTCATTCAGCAAATTCCTAGCGAAAATAGTCGAATTTTGCAGAATGACACAGTCCATTTATATTTAGGTGATTAA
- the mraY gene encoding phospho-N-acetylmuramoyl-pentapeptide-transferase, producing the protein MTLSTTLTILVSSFLLTVILAPIGIPILRRLKFGQSIREEGPQSHLKKAGTPTMGGLIFLVAIIVSTIVVAMIFDLFTTQTVVLLLVLVGFGVIGFLDDGLKVIFKRNLGLTSLQKLIGQIVLAVAAFLLLRLGSFDTTVGIPYTDISIDLGVLYVAFLIFWLVGFSNAVNLTDGLDGLVSGTASIAFAAFGVIALFNEQADIALFAFAVTGALLGFLIFNANPAKVFMGDTGSLALGGALAMISVLVKQELLLLLVGLVFVVETLSVILQVGSFKLRKKRIFKMSPIHHHFELSGWSEWKVVIVFWSTGCIVALIAVLAEALL; encoded by the coding sequence ATGACACTATCAACAACATTGACCATACTCGTTTCTTCGTTTTTATTAACGGTCATTTTAGCGCCGATCGGTATTCCGATTTTGCGCCGATTGAAGTTTGGCCAAAGCATCCGTGAGGAAGGCCCTCAATCACATTTGAAAAAAGCAGGCACACCGACAATGGGCGGCTTAATTTTCTTAGTAGCAATCATTGTTTCGACAATCGTTGTGGCGATGATTTTTGATTTATTCACAACACAAACCGTTGTACTATTACTTGTTTTAGTTGGATTTGGTGTCATTGGCTTTTTAGATGATGGTTTAAAAGTCATTTTTAAACGTAATTTAGGATTAACGTCATTACAAAAGCTCATCGGACAAATTGTTCTTGCAGTGGCAGCATTCTTATTATTACGCTTAGGTTCATTTGATACAACAGTTGGAATTCCATATACGGATATTTCAATTGATTTAGGGGTACTATACGTAGCATTTTTAATTTTCTGGCTTGTTGGGTTCTCTAACGCAGTAAATTTAACAGACGGGCTAGATGGTCTTGTTTCAGGTACAGCCTCTATTGCGTTTGCAGCATTTGGTGTGATTGCATTATTTAATGAGCAAGCAGATATCGCATTATTTGCATTTGCTGTTACAGGTGCATTGTTAGGTTTCTTAATCTTTAATGCAAATCCTGCGAAAGTTTTCATGGGTGATACTGGTTCGTTAGCTCTTGGTGGTGCATTAGCGATGATTTCTGTCCTTGTGAAGCAAGAGTTATTGCTACTGTTGGTCGGTCTAGTATTCGTTGTTGAAACATTATCCGTTATTTTACAAGTAGGTAGCTTCAAGTTACGTAAAAAGCGTATTTTCAAAATGAGTCCAATTCATCACCATTTTGAATTGTCAGGATGGTCTGAATGGAAAGTCGTAATCGTATTTTGGTCAACAGGTTGTATCGTAGCACTTATTGCAGTATTAGCGGAGGCGTTATTATGA
- the murD gene encoding UDP-N-acetylmuramoyl-L-alanine--D-glutamate ligase, translated as MIQYEGLQSKKVLVLGLAKSGVAAAELLHELGAFVTVNDAKPFDANPEAQELLSKGITVICGRHPEDLLDEGFEFVVKNPGIPYTNPIVADAVGRGLPVLTEVELAYLVSEAPFIGITGSNGKTTTTTIIFEMLQQGNLKPLIAGNIGTVACGVAAEAKADNVIVTELSSFQLMGIRDFRPRIAILTNLYEAHLDYHGTFEEYAEAKFCVTKNQTAEDYFIYNADQQIVVDYAKKSKAQLVPFTTKGRSETGISADAETIYWQGEAILNRANIVLPGNHNLENILCAVAAAKLSNCPIEAIENVLATFVGVRHRTQFVREWQGRKIYNDSKATNVLATKSALTAFTAPIVLLAGGLDRGHSFEELREEMKGVKGVVAFGETALRFIEFAKSCGVENIVRAIDVEDAVGYAAKMSVAGDIILLSPACASWDQHESFEIRGDLFIERVMKLS; from the coding sequence ATGATTCAGTATGAAGGATTACAGTCTAAAAAAGTTTTAGTATTAGGATTAGCTAAAAGTGGTGTCGCAGCTGCAGAGCTTTTACATGAGCTAGGCGCGTTTGTAACAGTAAACGATGCAAAACCATTTGATGCTAATCCTGAAGCGCAAGAGCTATTATCAAAGGGAATTACCGTAATTTGCGGTCGTCACCCAGAAGACTTATTAGATGAGGGCTTCGAATTTGTAGTAAAAAACCCAGGGATTCCATATACAAACCCAATCGTGGCAGATGCAGTTGGGCGAGGGCTACCGGTACTTACAGAAGTAGAGCTTGCATATTTAGTAAGTGAAGCGCCGTTTATCGGTATTACAGGTTCAAATGGTAAAACAACCACGACGACTATTATTTTTGAAATGCTACAACAAGGCAATTTAAAGCCGTTAATCGCAGGGAATATTGGAACGGTTGCATGTGGCGTTGCTGCAGAAGCAAAAGCAGATAATGTTATCGTAACGGAATTATCGTCGTTTCAACTAATGGGAATACGTGATTTCCGTCCACGCATTGCAATTTTAACAAACCTTTATGAAGCGCATTTAGATTATCACGGAACATTTGAAGAATACGCCGAAGCAAAATTCTGCGTAACAAAAAATCAAACAGCTGAAGACTATTTCATCTATAATGCAGACCAACAAATTGTCGTTGATTATGCTAAAAAATCAAAGGCACAACTTGTACCATTTACTACGAAAGGTCGTTCAGAAACGGGCATTAGTGCGGACGCTGAAACCATCTACTGGCAAGGTGAAGCCATTTTAAATCGTGCTAATATCGTTTTACCCGGCAATCATAACTTAGAAAATATTTTATGTGCAGTAGCTGCAGCTAAGTTATCAAACTGTCCAATCGAAGCAATTGAAAACGTACTTGCAACATTTGTAGGTGTGCGTCATCGTACACAATTTGTTCGTGAATGGCAAGGCCGTAAAATATACAACGATTCAAAAGCGACAAATGTATTGGCTACGAAAAGTGCATTAACAGCATTTACAGCACCGATCGTGTTATTAGCAGGTGGTTTAGATCGTGGTCATTCATTTGAAGAGCTACGTGAAGAAATGAAAGGTGTTAAAGGTGTAGTTGCATTTGGTGAAACGGCGTTACGCTTTATCGAATTTGCGAAGTCTTGTGGCGTTGAAAATATTGTCCGTGCAATTGATGTAGAAGATGCTGTTGGCTATGCTGCAAAAATGTCAGTAGCCGGCGATATTATTTTACTATCTCCTGCATGTGCAAGCTGGGATCAGCATGAAAGCTTCGAAATTCGAGGCGACTTATTTATCGAACGTGTAATGAAACTTTCTTAA